A single Candidatus Bathyanammoxibius amoris DNA region contains:
- a CDS encoding universal stress protein, protein MENVLLIISTQRLSCRSINHAIDLTRKRGLQLMVLFVMDSKLPESIFRKLEDEAYLGYMPSEEAYRHILEEYEERGKLLLSEIKAMADKEHVPCKTVFREGDFFEECEKLLAEEKMQTAIVTRKKRSSLSRFILGSDINKLMEMANCPFEIFDEE, encoded by the coding sequence GTGGAAAATGTCCTTCTTATAATATCTACACAGAGACTCTCCTGCAGGTCGATAAACCATGCCATCGATTTGACCAGGAAGAGGGGCCTGCAGCTCATGGTCCTGTTTGTAATGGACAGTAAGCTTCCGGAGAGTATTTTCAGAAAGCTGGAGGACGAGGCGTATTTAGGCTATATGCCAAGTGAGGAGGCATACAGGCACATCCTCGAAGAGTATGAAGAAAGAGGCAAGCTCCTGCTGAGTGAAATTAAGGCAATGGCCGATAAAGAGCATGTGCCTTGTAAGACGGTGTTTCGTGAGGGCGATTTCTTCGAAGAGTGTGAGAAACTCTTGGCGGAGGAGAAGATGCAGACCGCCATCGTTACCAGGAAAAAGCGCTCCAGCCTGTCGCGTTTTATCCTTGGCTCGGACATAAACAAACTGATGGAGATGGCCAACTGCCCGTTTGAGATATTTGACGAGGAATGA
- the rpmH gene encoding 50S ribosomal protein L34, with product MKKNIRVSSLKKRRSFGFRARMRTKGGRAIIRRRRAKGRRL from the coding sequence TTGAAGAAGAATATACGAGTGAGTTCGTTGAAGAAGAGGCGGTCGTTTGGTTTCAGGGCCAGGATGCGTACGAAGGGCGGCAGGGCGATAATCAGAAGAAGAAGGGCGAAGGGGCGAAGGCTCTAG
- the porA gene encoding pyruvate ferredoxin oxidoreductase, translating to MARTFTEGSKAVAEVVRVCRPNVISAYPITPQTHIVEELSAMVANGRLKAESVNVESEFSAASVVLGASATGARTYTATTSQGMLLMTEVLFNISGMRLPVVLTCANRAVSSPINIWNDQQDSISVRDAGWIQLYAEDIQEAADLHLQAFRIAERPDVLLPVMVCMDGFVLTHSYEPVDLLSQEEADEFLPPYKPEYYLTPKNPLTYGAMLGPEAYMESRYQLDKALMDSAGAIVEVADEFKKNIGRYQGALIDTYMTDDAEIILVAMGSIISTIKEAVDKLRGEGQKVGVLKVRAFRPFPKEEVCKALEGAKDVLVMDRAFSPGYGGVLTMEIKAAFCGRKAVPQIKGHIAGLGGRDINVETILNVISNRATCSSEDTFVDLKEALIGG from the coding sequence GTGGCAAGAACGTTCACTGAAGGTTCAAAGGCCGTTGCGGAAGTTGTAAGGGTCTGCAGGCCCAACGTTATCTCGGCATATCCGATAACACCGCAGACGCATATCGTTGAGGAACTCTCTGCCATGGTGGCCAACGGCCGGCTCAAGGCCGAGTCTGTGAACGTGGAGAGCGAGTTCTCCGCGGCGTCGGTGGTCCTCGGGGCGAGCGCCACAGGCGCGCGCACGTATACCGCCACCACCTCACAAGGCATGCTGCTTATGACCGAGGTGCTCTTCAATATCTCCGGTATGAGACTGCCCGTCGTTCTTACCTGCGCCAACAGGGCCGTGTCCTCACCGATAAACATATGGAACGACCAGCAGGACTCCATCTCCGTCAGGGACGCGGGATGGATTCAGCTCTACGCCGAGGACATTCAAGAAGCGGCCGACCTGCACCTCCAGGCCTTCAGGATAGCTGAACGCCCGGACGTCCTGCTGCCCGTGATGGTGTGCATGGACGGCTTTGTACTGACCCATTCCTACGAACCGGTGGACCTTCTCTCTCAGGAAGAGGCGGACGAGTTCCTTCCGCCCTATAAGCCCGAGTACTATCTGACACCAAAGAATCCCCTGACGTACGGCGCCATGCTGGGTCCGGAGGCCTATATGGAATCCCGCTACCAGTTGGACAAGGCCCTGATGGATTCGGCCGGTGCGATAGTCGAGGTCGCCGATGAATTTAAAAAAAATATCGGGAGATACCAGGGGGCACTAATTGATACCTACATGACAGATGATGCGGAGATAATCCTGGTCGCGATGGGTTCGATAATCAGCACTATTAAGGAGGCCGTTGACAAACTGAGAGGCGAGGGCCAGAAGGTCGGCGTGCTCAAGGTCAGGGCATTCCGTCCGTTTCCGAAGGAAGAGGTTTGTAAGGCACTGGAGGGTGCGAAAGACGTTCTGGTGATGGACAGGGCCTTTTCCCCCGGTTACGGGGGCGTGCTGACGATGGAGATAAAGGCCGCCTTTTGCGGCAGGAAGGCCGTACCGCAGATAAAGGGACACATCGCCGGCCTCGGCGGCAGGGATATAAACGTAGAGACCATATTAAACGTGATAAGCAACAGGGCCACGTGCAGCAGTGAAGACACGTTTGTTGACCTGAAAGAGGCCCTGATAGGAGGATAG
- a CDS encoding DASS family sodium-coupled anion symporter: MAKSNLEHVLKKKRTSLRAGTGAGSRLGRAARFLKHNVSYQIIIALFAVSGGILLLPTPEGLTPEGHKALAIFVLCAGLWISHVIPLHITSILAILLISLLGVMETKEAYALFGNEAVFFILGAFILAAILAQHGISTRMAVYLLSTFGNSPIALRSTIYLFCAFMSFWMSEHAVAAMMYMIVFEIATAQKLIPKKSNYGKTLFLAMCWGCVIGGIATFLGGARAPLAIAMLEEVEGVKMGFWQWMVADMPIVIVMLLFGEIIFRVFFPCEIKNITVAHRALTKQRAAMGKLRPEAYAVTAIMVATIFCWIFFREQIGLANTALGAVVLLFILRLVEWKQIEQRVNWGIILMYGGAIALGSAMNSSGAAFWLTGILVENTTHHPLLLLAIIAFLAKFLTEVMSNTAVVAVLLPVCLSIAGTYGISPETMTFTVTLSAGLAFMLPMGTPATAIAYSSGFLGRGDFVKAGLCMNIIAWAVFMLVAKYYWPMLGYGIVQ, translated from the coding sequence GTGGCCAAATCAAACCTTGAGCACGTCTTAAAAAAGAAGCGTACAAGTCTCAGAGCGGGGACCGGGGCAGGGTCACGCCTGGGAAGGGCCGCACGGTTTCTAAAGCACAACGTGTCCTATCAGATAATTATAGCCCTGTTTGCCGTTTCGGGCGGGATACTTCTGTTGCCCACGCCTGAGGGTCTGACCCCTGAGGGCCATAAGGCGCTGGCTATCTTCGTTCTTTGCGCCGGTCTGTGGATAAGCCATGTAATTCCCCTTCACATAACCAGCATCCTGGCCATCCTGCTCATATCTCTCCTGGGTGTGATGGAGACCAAGGAGGCGTACGCGCTTTTTGGAAATGAGGCGGTTTTTTTCATCCTGGGCGCATTCATACTGGCCGCAATCCTGGCACAACACGGGATAAGCACCCGCATGGCGGTATACCTCCTCTCGACCTTTGGCAATAGCCCTATCGCCCTCAGGAGCACCATATATCTATTCTGTGCGTTTATGTCCTTCTGGATGTCAGAGCACGCCGTCGCGGCCATGATGTATATGATAGTTTTCGAGATTGCGACGGCACAGAAGCTTATACCCAAGAAGAGCAATTACGGAAAGACCCTTTTTCTCGCCATGTGCTGGGGCTGCGTCATAGGCGGTATAGCGACCTTCCTCGGCGGGGCGAGGGCGCCCCTGGCTATAGCGATGCTGGAAGAGGTGGAAGGCGTGAAGATGGGTTTCTGGCAGTGGATGGTGGCGGATATGCCGATTGTAATTGTAATGCTGCTTTTTGGGGAAATCATCTTCCGGGTATTTTTCCCCTGTGAGATTAAGAACATTACGGTAGCCCACAGGGCCCTGACAAAACAGAGAGCGGCGATGGGCAAACTGCGTCCGGAGGCGTATGCCGTGACCGCGATAATGGTGGCGACCATTTTCTGCTGGATATTTTTCCGGGAACAGATAGGGCTTGCCAACACCGCGCTCGGGGCGGTGGTGTTGCTGTTTATACTCAGGCTGGTAGAGTGGAAGCAGATAGAGCAGCGTGTGAACTGGGGCATAATATTGATGTATGGCGGGGCGATTGCGCTGGGCAGCGCGATGAATTCTTCCGGCGCCGCGTTCTGGTTGACCGGCATCCTGGTGGAAAATACCACACACCATCCCCTGCTGCTTCTGGCCATCATTGCGTTCCTGGCCAAGTTCCTGACGGAAGTGATGAGCAACACCGCTGTAGTGGCGGTGCTGTTGCCCGTGTGCCTGAGCATCGCAGGAACATACGGAATATCTCCCGAGACAATGACCTTTACGGTAACCCTCTCAGCGGGGCTGGCCTTCATGCTGCCAATGGGTACTCCCGCGACTGCAATCGCATACTCTTCAGGGTTTCTCGGCAGGGGTGACTTCGTTAAGGCCGGTCTGTGCATGAACATCATTGCCTGGGCGGTGTTTATGCTTGTGGCAAAATACTACTGGCCCATGCTTGGTTATGGCATCGTACAATAG
- a CDS encoding SoxR reducing system RseC family protein, producing the protein MKNEVGIVSSVDGGKAVIEINNVSQEECARCGVCVSVGDTTRLLEVESVPGLEAGDKVTLKIDSPSLYKGISILFFLPIVSFITGCLVATKIDFILPAATNARMGLTGLLFFLVSLGLAALYDRKAKRNLLPPEILSVENGRYDATERKYAEGN; encoded by the coding sequence ATGAAGAATGAAGTAGGTATTGTAAGCTCGGTCGACGGCGGTAAGGCTGTAATAGAAATAAACAATGTCTCGCAAGAAGAATGTGCCCGATGCGGAGTTTGTGTCTCGGTCGGTGACACTACCAGATTGTTGGAAGTCGAATCCGTACCTGGACTTGAGGCCGGAGACAAGGTCACTCTCAAAATAGACTCTCCTTCTCTTTACAAAGGGATCTCCATACTTTTCTTCCTCCCTATAGTCTCGTTCATTACCGGCTGCCTCGTAGCGACAAAGATAGACTTTATCCTTCCAGCCGCAACAAACGCAAGGATGGGGCTTACCGGACTCCTTTTCTTCTTAGTCAGCCTGGGCCTGGCCGCTCTCTACGACAGAAAGGCAAAAAGAAATCTGCTCCCGCCGGAGATACTGTCCGTGGAAAATGGACGGTATGACGCTACGGAAAGAAAATATGCGGAAGGAAATTGA
- a CDS encoding pyruvate ferredoxin oxidoreductase subunit gamma, translating into MKEIRLHGRGGQGIVTSGELIGFAAFSDGKYSQAMPAFGSERTGSPVVTYVRIDDKPIRIKVPIYHPDYIIVQDATLLDTVPVLDGLKPDGLVIVNTKKTPEELGLNLNSRIKTVPATEMAIETLGLPIVNTTILGVFAAASGQISIDGIRKAIEHRFPSELAKKNLIAAQRGYDLMKEKS; encoded by the coding sequence ATGAAAGAGATAAGGCTTCACGGCCGCGGAGGGCAGGGTATAGTTACCTCCGGTGAGCTGATTGGTTTCGCTGCCTTCAGCGACGGCAAATACTCACAGGCCATGCCCGCGTTCGGGTCCGAGAGGACCGGTTCTCCCGTCGTTACCTACGTAAGAATAGACGACAAGCCCATCCGCATCAAGGTGCCGATATACCACCCGGACTACATCATCGTTCAAGACGCCACGTTGCTTGATACGGTACCGGTGTTGGACGGCCTGAAGCCGGATGGACTTGTGATAGTAAACACGAAGAAGACACCCGAGGAGCTTGGGTTAAACCTGAACAGCCGGATAAAGACGGTGCCCGCGACTGAGATGGCCATTGAGACCCTGGGGCTGCCGATAGTAAACACCACTATCCTTGGTGTTTTCGCGGCCGCCAGCGGCCAGATAAGTATTGACGGGATACGCAAGGCGATTGAACACCGGTTTCCGAGCGAGCTCGCGAAAAAGAATCTTATTGCTGCCCAAAGGGGTTATGATTTGATGAAGGAGAAGAGTTAA
- a CDS encoding thiamine pyrophosphate-dependent enzyme, whose product MTEKHLLLPGHTACSGCGEAMGARLVLDAAGPNIITTDATGCLEVFTTRWPQSAWGVPFIHSLFENSAAVASGIEVALKVLGREDEAKVIAQGGDGGTADIGLQCLSGMLERGHDVLYVCYDNEAYMNTGVQRSGLTPFNCDTRTSPSGKASWGNPLRKKDMPAIVAAHGAPYVATASIAYPKDVERKVKKALGIKGPKYIQIHVPCPPGWKSEPALTIKVAKVAVETGLYPVFEMENGVVTKVRKIPKTKKPVTEYLKMQGRFKHLFKKPGGEEEIKKIQQIADENIEKYGLAGEKEPVAATA is encoded by the coding sequence ATGACGGAGAAGCATCTGCTGCTGCCCGGACACACCGCATGCTCGGGCTGCGGAGAGGCCATGGGCGCGAGGCTTGTACTGGACGCCGCCGGCCCTAACATAATCACCACGGACGCCACGGGCTGTCTTGAGGTCTTTACCACCCGCTGGCCACAGTCCGCATGGGGCGTGCCGTTCATACACTCCCTGTTTGAAAACTCAGCGGCGGTTGCCTCTGGCATAGAGGTCGCTCTGAAGGTCCTTGGCAGAGAGGACGAGGCCAAAGTAATCGCCCAGGGTGGCGACGGCGGCACGGCCGATATCGGGCTTCAGTGTCTGAGCGGTATGCTGGAACGGGGCCACGACGTGCTCTATGTCTGCTACGATAACGAGGCGTACATGAACACGGGCGTGCAGAGGAGCGGTCTTACGCCGTTTAACTGTGATACCCGCACAAGCCCGTCAGGAAAGGCCTCGTGGGGAAACCCGCTGCGGAAGAAGGACATGCCCGCGATAGTAGCCGCACACGGTGCGCCGTATGTCGCCACCGCCTCGATCGCATATCCCAAAGACGTTGAGAGGAAGGTAAAGAAGGCGCTGGGAATAAAAGGCCCCAAATACATCCAGATACACGTACCCTGTCCCCCCGGCTGGAAGAGTGAACCCGCCCTGACTATTAAGGTGGCGAAAGTGGCCGTTGAGACGGGTCTTTATCCCGTTTTTGAGATGGAAAACGGCGTTGTGACAAAGGTCAGGAAAATACCGAAGACAAAAAAACCCGTCACCGAATACCTCAAGATGCAGGGCCGCTTCAAACATCTTTTTAAAAAACCCGGCGGTGAGGAAGAGATAAAGAAGATCCAGCAGATAGCCGACGAGAACATCGAGAAGTACGGCCTCGCGGGCGAAAAAGAACCGGTAGCGGCCACTGCCTGA
- a CDS encoding integration host factor subunit beta: protein MQTVTKRDLCENIARKTNDTHTTVKETVQLFLNEVISELSQGHRIELRDFGVFEIRQRAARKARNPRTGAEAFVPAKNVVVFKVGKLMREKVGSTIMSA from the coding sequence ATGCAAACCGTAACAAAAAGAGACCTCTGCGAGAACATCGCCAGGAAGACAAACGACACCCACACCACTGTCAAGGAAACAGTACAACTGTTCCTTAACGAGGTCATTTCCGAGCTTTCCCAGGGGCATCGCATCGAACTCAGAGATTTTGGAGTCTTTGAGATACGTCAGCGGGCAGCCAGAAAGGCGCGAAACCCGAGGACCGGGGCGGAGGCCTTTGTGCCGGCCAAGAACGTTGTCGTCTTCAAAGTGGGCAAGCTAATGAGAGAGAAGGTCGGCAGTACTATAATGTCCGCATAG
- a CDS encoding M48 family metallopeptidase — protein MITSMKKASVPFLLTIIATLSLLATPTGCIETQTGPQVTRQEIKHETQRIEVKRQQYKKDRRLHPYAGYSLAKQEQIVNAIGHRILRESGINMNIKFTVDKSEQVNAAASPGHIFVTTGMMRFVRSEDELASVIGHEIAHLTNDHVTKSMITNVPVIIGSMIADALSPGSGKVVQMGGGVFTQKYSRDMEREADYYGITYAHNAGYNARAGVYVWERFALELPQSQQANIFGSHPTSTERIIRARKIADSLQGQGKVSPPSPK, from the coding sequence ATGATTACTTCCATGAAAAAAGCCTCTGTCCCGTTCCTTCTTACAATTATCGCCACACTGTCCCTGCTTGCAACCCCCACGGGCTGTATAGAGACCCAGACAGGCCCACAGGTAACCCGGCAGGAGATTAAGCACGAGACCCAGCGGATTGAGGTAAAAAGGCAGCAGTATAAAAAGGACAGGCGCCTCCACCCCTACGCCGGGTATAGCCTGGCGAAACAAGAACAGATAGTAAATGCCATAGGCCACAGAATCCTCCGGGAATCGGGGATTAATATGAACATAAAATTTACTGTAGACAAGAGCGAGCAAGTTAACGCCGCCGCATCACCCGGTCATATTTTTGTCACCACCGGCATGATGAGATTCGTAAGGTCTGAGGACGAACTGGCCAGTGTAATAGGCCACGAGATAGCCCACCTAACCAACGACCACGTGACAAAGTCCATGATAACCAACGTCCCGGTAATAATTGGCTCTATGATAGCCGACGCCCTGTCACCGGGGAGCGGCAAGGTTGTGCAGATGGGTGGGGGTGTTTTTACCCAGAAATACAGCCGCGACATGGAGAGAGAAGCGGATTATTACGGCATCACCTATGCGCATAATGCGGGATATAACGCGCGGGCCGGCGTATACGTCTGGGAGCGGTTTGCCCTGGAACTCCCACAGAGCCAGCAGGCAAACATCTTCGGCAGCCATCCTACCTCAACAGAGAGGATAATACGCGCGAGAAAGATCGCCGACAGCCTCCAGGGACAGGGTAAGGTAAGTCCGCCTTCACCAAAATAG
- a CDS encoding 4Fe-4S binding protein, producing the protein MKVILGGIIPSGTSRKNHTGSWRNYRPVYKQKTCIDCNICITVCPDSCVLRISEKKFDFDPDYCKGCGMCAEECPVDDIEMVLEEK; encoded by the coding sequence ATGAAGGTCATCCTTGGTGGGATTATTCCGTCCGGCACAAGCAGGAAGAATCATACGGGTTCGTGGAGGAATTACAGGCCGGTCTACAAGCAAAAGACCTGCATAGACTGCAATATATGTATCACGGTCTGCCCCGACAGCTGTGTGCTCCGCATATCGGAGAAGAAGTTTGACTTCGATCCCGACTACTGTAAGGGATGCGGCATGTGTGCCGAGGAGTGTCCCGTGGACGACATAGAAATGGTACTTGAGGAGAAATAG
- a CDS encoding ArgE/DapE family deacylase — MRKEIEDFVEAHRKELIQTTCDLIAANTENPPGRERLASNVVEAYLDGLGIRYETFEKKPERTNIVARVGAGKPSLLVACHLDVVPAGDGWDHDPFRATVTNGKIIGRGASDNKGQMASCMVLIKYLKDVENTLRGEFILVGAADEERGSTLGLEYLLDECGLKADFAVIPDISHNMRKIDVCEKGALFIEITSYGKQAHGSQPERGINAIWNMVALLNEIRSLPFRCTSHPLFTPPTLNLGTIEGGAARNIVPGKCQVGLDVRYLPGETKDEIVDRVNKLIEKVRQDNPQARFELTVGSDLPPSEVSHDNPLIGPIQRHTEEVLGTRPELTGLSGATVTKQLLDKGITAVGFGPGDEEQAHVANESIDIQQLVDFAKIMALVSRELLS, encoded by the coding sequence ATGCGGAAGGAAATTGAAGATTTCGTTGAGGCCCACCGCAAAGAACTCATCCAAACAACCTGTGACCTGATAGCCGCAAATACAGAAAACCCGCCCGGAAGGGAACGCCTGGCCTCCAACGTAGTAGAAGCGTACTTAGATGGTCTGGGTATACGCTATGAGACCTTCGAAAAGAAGCCTGAAAGGACGAACATAGTCGCCCGTGTCGGGGCGGGAAAACCGTCGCTCCTGGTGGCATGCCACCTGGACGTTGTACCCGCGGGCGACGGCTGGGACCATGACCCCTTCAGGGCCACGGTTACCAATGGAAAAATAATCGGCCGCGGGGCCTCAGACAACAAGGGCCAGATGGCCTCCTGCATGGTCCTGATAAAATATCTCAAAGACGTGGAAAACACCCTGAGGGGAGAGTTCATACTTGTCGGGGCGGCCGATGAGGAGAGAGGTTCCACACTGGGGCTTGAGTATCTTCTGGATGAATGCGGCCTCAAGGCCGATTTTGCCGTTATCCCGGACATCTCCCACAATATGAGAAAGATAGACGTCTGTGAAAAGGGGGCGCTGTTTATAGAGATTACGTCGTACGGTAAACAGGCCCACGGCTCACAACCAGAGCGGGGCATCAACGCCATCTGGAACATGGTGGCGTTGCTTAACGAAATCAGGTCGCTACCCTTTAGATGTACCTCCCATCCGCTCTTCACCCCGCCCACACTGAATCTGGGGACCATCGAGGGCGGCGCGGCGAGGAATATAGTACCGGGGAAGTGCCAGGTCGGTTTGGACGTCCGGTATCTCCCCGGTGAGACGAAGGACGAGATAGTAGACCGCGTCAACAAACTTATTGAAAAGGTAAGGCAGGATAACCCCCAGGCACGCTTTGAACTCACGGTAGGCTCTGACCTGCCCCCCTCCGAGGTCTCTCACGACAACCCCCTGATCGGGCCCATCCAGAGACATACGGAGGAAGTCCTGGGCACCAGGCCCGAACTGACCGGACTCTCCGGCGCCACCGTTACAAAACAGCTGCTGGACAAGGGCATAACGGCCGTAGGCTTCGGTCCGGGCGACGAGGAACAGGCCCACGTCGCAAACGAATCTATTGACATACAGCAACTGGTGGATTTCGCGAAGATAATGGCCCTGGTGAGCCGTGAACTATTAAGCTAG
- a CDS encoding aldehyde dehydrogenase family protein, whose amino-acid sequence MAEHKFLVAGEWRDSKEPLEVISPYDGGLVGITYRPTEGDVEDATVAAAAAVKEMGSLPTYRRSEILRNIGAGIARRSEEFARIITLEAGKPIKASRVEAERAVHIMGLAAEEVRRVGGELLPLDLLESARGRVAITRRFPVGPILGITPFNFPINLVCHKLAPAIAGGNTIIIKPTSTTPLTALLLAEVVMESGLPDGALSVLPCDSTMAEKMVKDDRFKLLTFTGSSGVGWRLKALSGKKKVVLELGGNAGAIVDADADLELAAGRSAYGAFVYSGQTCISVQRLYVHDKVYEEFLDLLTGHVKDLKMGDPMEEDVSIGPLITPDAAKRVDEWLKEAVSQGAKVLTGGRLRGNNIIEPAVVVDTSPDMKINCEEVFGPVVTVTRFSSFEQAVGQVNQSRFGLQAGVFTSDVNNIFLAYKTLEVGGIIVNDVPTFRADNMPYGGVKDSGMGREGVKYAIEEMTEPRLLVLNLPP is encoded by the coding sequence ATGGCGGAACATAAATTCCTGGTAGCGGGTGAGTGGCGGGATTCCAAGGAGCCGCTTGAGGTAATAAGTCCCTATGACGGCGGCCTGGTCGGGATTACCTACAGGCCGACGGAGGGCGACGTAGAGGACGCCACAGTTGCTGCCGCGGCGGCCGTAAAGGAGATGGGCTCACTACCCACCTACAGGCGCTCAGAAATCCTGCGCAACATCGGCGCCGGTATCGCCCGGCGCAGTGAGGAATTTGCCCGTATCATAACCCTTGAGGCCGGCAAGCCGATAAAGGCGTCGAGGGTGGAGGCAGAGAGGGCTGTTCACATAATGGGGCTGGCCGCTGAGGAGGTGAGGCGGGTGGGCGGCGAATTACTCCCGCTCGACCTGCTGGAATCGGCAAGGGGACGTGTGGCCATAACAAGGCGATTCCCCGTAGGCCCGATACTGGGTATAACACCGTTTAACTTCCCCATAAATCTTGTATGTCACAAGCTCGCCCCGGCAATCGCCGGAGGCAACACCATCATAATTAAACCGACCTCCACCACCCCGCTGACGGCGCTCCTGCTGGCGGAGGTGGTCATGGAGTCGGGGCTCCCGGACGGAGCGCTCAGCGTACTGCCGTGTGATTCAACCATGGCCGAAAAGATGGTGAAGGATGACAGGTTCAAGTTGCTGACGTTTACGGGTAGTTCTGGAGTAGGGTGGCGACTGAAGGCCCTGTCGGGAAAAAAGAAGGTGGTGCTGGAGCTTGGTGGGAATGCCGGTGCTATAGTGGATGCGGATGCAGACTTGGAACTGGCGGCCGGGCGCTCAGCCTACGGGGCGTTCGTCTACAGTGGTCAGACCTGCATATCCGTGCAGAGATTATACGTGCACGACAAGGTCTACGAGGAGTTCCTTGATCTGCTGACAGGGCATGTAAAGGACCTGAAGATGGGGGACCCGATGGAGGAGGATGTGTCCATCGGGCCGCTTATTACCCCTGATGCCGCGAAGAGGGTGGACGAGTGGTTGAAGGAGGCGGTGTCGCAGGGTGCGAAGGTCCTTACGGGCGGCAGACTGCGCGGGAATAATATCATTGAGCCTGCCGTTGTCGTAGACACAAGCCCGGATATGAAGATAAACTGTGAGGAGGTCTTCGGGCCGGTTGTAACAGTAACCAGGTTCTCTTCGTTTGAGCAGGCGGTTGGACAGGTCAACCAATCGCGTTTCGGGCTCCAGGCAGGCGTGTTTACCAGTGACGTTAACAATATCTTCCTTGCCTACAAGACGCTTGAGGTGGGTGGAATCATTGTTAATGACGTCCCCACATTCAGGGCGGACAATATGCCTTATGGCGGGGTGAAGGACTCCGGAATGGGCCGGGAGGGCGTCAAATACGCCATCGAGGAGATGACCGAACCGAGGCTGCTGGTACTCAACTTGCCGCCCTAG
- a CDS encoding ferredoxin → MRTRVDPDLCTGCELCVTTCPEVFEMEDDKAIVIGNSVPSEAEENCKKAAEECPVEAIIIEE, encoded by the coding sequence ATGCGAACGAGGGTAGACCCGGATCTGTGTACCGGCTGTGAGCTGTGTGTGACTACGTGTCCGGAGGTCTTTGAAATGGAAGACGATAAGGCCATAGTGATTGGAAATTCGGTTCCATCGGAAGCAGAGGAAAACTGCAAGAAAGCCGCAGAGGAATGCCCTGTGGAGGCTATAATAATTGAAGAGTAA